The following nucleotide sequence is from Siniperca chuatsi isolate FFG_IHB_CAS linkage group LG2, ASM2008510v1, whole genome shotgun sequence.
TGCCCACAACCACTCATTGTAAAGTGATTATTGCAACCCctgtcattttttttcaaagtatTGTTTGTGCACACAAGTGAAAACTAGGGCTAGGGCCAAAATTACgtcttcaaactgcttgttttgtccggtAACAAAGTGAAAGCCAAAGATATCAAGGTATGTTTCTGGCAAAGCTTACATTCATATATACTAAAAATCAAAAGCTCATCTTGCAGTAAGTTATTGCTTTGTGCAAACATTGTGCTCTGGTGGCAATACTGAATAATGAATATGTTGAATATTTATGAACTAGCTGAATCTGACTTGTCTTGAGCAGATTTTTTCTCTTCAATTCAAAGAAAATTcacttaaagtgagactatCTAAGTTTTGCTGAAAatggccactgtggccacaagtgacaaGTGTGGGAAAACCGTAGATACTAAAACATAGTGAAACACAAGTAGAGAAGACTCATAAAGTCAGCAGACTGACTCAGTAATATCAGATATacagcaatatatatatataataaacttttcatttctttcaaaagTAAATAGTCTCACTTTATAGACCAGACAGAAAAGCCTAGTGTGGTGAATAAAAAcgtaaatgacaaaataactttttccagaaaatgttttaataaatgtttttgatacACAGAAATATAATTCTACAAACATGTACTTTTGAGATACAGgacataaataacaaaatgattCAGCTGGGATCTGAATGAGACTTTGATATTGTAATGTCAAATCAATGTGAACAGTTCTATTGTTGAGGTGAAAGACAATATAGGCCCAGTGGTCCAGTGAAGATCTTTGTGATAAAAATGTGGATGTAATCACATTCACATCAAAAGCACCTTCAAGTTTTGGTCCACAATATAATGAGTGTTTTATAGTATGTGTTATTGTGCTCTGTTACACATTATTATATAAAAGCTCTAATGTCTGTATTCAATATTGGTGCTTACATATTTCCACCACAAATGCCGTATTACACTAGCTGTGGGGGCTTAGCGAAAGAGCAAATTTGTCTTTGCAATTTAGTTGCTGAGTTGAATCGGTTGCTTGAAGGTTATTTCCTTTCCCTGCTTTACCTGAGCAGGTGAGTAAAACGATCCTGTTTGAAGATAGATCATATTCAGgccatcattttatttatcattttaagtCTCTGCAGCGTCAAGCCCAGAGGTCTTCGGCCTGCCAGTATGATCAAAAACTGTCCCGGGACCTACGTGAATGTACTTAAAATTACATTCAGGAGAACTGGTTTGCATTTTACTAAAGAATGATTTAATTGATTTGGTTTTACCAGTTACACAATTATGAATTAAATTGTAATCGGTTTTTTTCACATCTTAATACTTATTGACAATGTATGTGTAATTTAACAAATGTTATGTATGTTGGAGCCTGCCTTGAGATAAAATATATTAGTTTACTTTTATATAGACGTTTTTTTAtataaggttttttttttttattgatgacTGAGAAACAATATACTGATTGAGATTTACAAAAATTCGAATAATGCTCGCCGAACGTTTTTTCAAAGTCTGTTGCATAAATATATTTGGTGCATTTTGTAGAGTTTATTGAGTGCAAAATTATCAAGTATAAAAGAAGAATAGGAGGATCTTCAGAAAGAATGATGTATTGTAAAAAATAGCCATATTTCATTATCGTTCAGTTGGAAAAAAAGATGCGTGACATTTGTATTCCAGAGTCTTAAATGCACATGCAAAGTCTCCCATCTCTTTAACACCTGGACTCGTGGCACTTTTTCATCAGTTGCAGTTTATCCCGGTCTAGAAGGCCAGTGCTAGTGCTGGCCTGAAACCAGGTTCAGATGGCAAGATTTGCAAAGCATCTTCCCATCCAGAGGATAGCAGCCGTGCTCGTTTGGTTCAGGAGAGAGCTGGATGACGCAGACCTGCAGACGATATGAAAGACTTATTGACCGGTGGGGattaatgtgtgtctgtgtgtttgcacactTTGTCACTGTGTGCTAGCAGAGAACGCCTACCTCACATCTGTAGCAGTTCTCATGGTAGGAGTGTCCAAGGCATTCAACATTATAGCTGTCAGTACCATCTTCTTTTGGAATGATTAGCTGCTTGCAGGCGCTACACTTTGGAGCATACTTCCTTTAAAGACAACATTTTAGAGGATAGAAAATTGGACAaggcaactttatttgtatagaagCAAGTCAAAGTACTGTACACAAGGTGAGGACATACAttacaatgacatttaaaagtatTATAAAAAGGAAACTAAAATCAGTGTTCTATCTCAAGCCTTTTACACAAATCCTCTTTGGTGGGTTGTGTGAAGGAAGTCTTTCTTGCAAAGCTTGCCATCATTTTGAACTCTCATACCTGTAATAGTCCTGGAGGCAATACACTTCTCCAACTTCTCCCTGAGCAAAAGCTTGCTCTCCAATTTGCTGTTTACATGTTGCACAGGTGAAACATGAAAGATGGTATGCTCGCTCCAGTGCACGGATCACATGATCTGTGATAACCTCCCCACACGCCCAGCAAAGTTCCAGACTGGCCTAAGAAACAGAAATACGTGGTTAATGGTAATACATTTCTGGATTAAAAGATGATACCaacattttccactgttttaACCCATTTCCTACAAACCACTTATACCTCATATGCATGACTGCTGGCCATTTTCCAAAACATAGCATAGTGTTTACATTGTTGAATGGTGTTTTTCCCACCTTCAACAATGTAAACCTTCCCATCTCCCACTGCAACTACACCGTGCAACGATAACACTGACACTAGAAACAGGTGACACAATGTTAACTGTGATGGGGGGCTTTCAAGTCtgtgcaagttgattttcatgctgcagtaaaagtaagGGAAACTAGTGTCTACCTGGAAGGTATAGGAAAACcacaattaaaaaatgtgaaacattacAGCATTAATGTAAAGTATACATGATTTGAAGTAAATGAGCATGCAGAAACATTGGTATGGTCCTTTACAAAgatttgcatttgtatttgcAGCTTTATGATAACATCCTGTAGTGGAGGCTGTATTGACTTTACCTGGTAGCATTCTTCACAGAGTGGGATTCCTGCCTTGTTGTAATAGTGTTTACCAGCCAGGGGAATGTGACAAGATCTACACTGGAAGCAGCCGTCATGGTACGTCCTGTTTAAGGCCTCTATTGCAGGTTCAGAAAGGGCCACGGGTTTCCGACAGAAGCCACACACCTCTGCATTGTACACAAGCATCAAATGTCAAAGCAGGTTATAATAATACGTGTATTGACAAAGTGGAACTGTTTAAAGCCTGAGtggtaaatgtgtaaatagaGATCATGTTACCATTGCTCTCATAGCTCGTGTCTTGGCCATTTTTATGGATCCCATGGGATTGTTCATCTTGTTTCAACCCACTAGATGGTGTGCTTGTTTCCACCTtaaatgtaaagcacattgttaatgtaaaactAAACTTTAAACTGACATGTTTGCTGCTAAAAGGAGAAAGGGAGAAGAGTGGCTGTAAAGTTACAGGCTGAAACATAAGAGTCATCCAACAAAATCAGGACTGGGGTACACAAATATATCAATTTCACACCACGCCGGCTTTTCAGGGCATTTaagttttgctttaaaatgttgctaaatgaCAATTCGGTTTTTTAAACAACTATACATACCAACATCCTATTgcttttaatgaaaagaaactTAATACAGATACAGATTCTGATTATCTTTGAATGGAATcaccttttttttgttgctaaaGTCATGTCAGAATCATAAGAGCTCATCATAAGAGCTCTTCTAACTCATAAGACATTTCCAAGACTGAAGCAGTGTCATGTCAATCTTTACATTCTCTGtattacaattaaaaatataGGAGTACTTAACCCCTTTAAGCCCTAAACATGTAACATTTTCCTAAACTGGATAAGGAGGTGGGAAACTATTTTAAGCCTAAAATAAACtttgcagaaataaaaatatgaagtGCCTCTTAAGGAATTACATAACTAAAAGATTTGGGGTATACAAGTCATTTTCATTAAACCCCTTATCCAACATAATGGAAACACAAAGaatgaatatataaaacattgGATACGTTGTATAGGTATACATTGTAGGAAAAGATAGGTACATAGTCAAGAATGTGAAAGTCTGCGTATTATCAGACCTCCTGCTGTAATTCAGCCCACTTACCTGATCTGCGCTTTCACTGTTTCTGCACAGAGACGGGGCTTTAATGATGGGAActaaacatttctttcaaagaTATCAACAGTTTGGAAAGTGCTCTGTTTGTGAAGGAAAATGTGTACAGTTCATAAAGTGTTCTTGATTATTTAGCCATATCTAAAAtacagctgtttttttccctccataATGTGTTTTGCAGATGATTCTTTACAACCACCACACAACATAATACAGTATCTGTAAAAGTTGTGGAAAGTTGTAATCCTTCACTGTGGGAAAAAATGACTTGTCTGCTTCAAGCGAAATTTATTGGAAAATTGGGATCAAGAGTTTAAAACAGTGGTAAACATGAAGACGTGGGTGTTGCACATGTGACAGATTTTTAGCGACATTGTGAGAGAAGTCTGCATACCTCTCTGTTGTAAACAGGCTGCTGGCCTGGGGTCAGAGGCTGGGAGAGAAGCGTCTGGGCAGGCGGAGGTGGTGGAAGTGCTGATTCTTCAGAGAACGATGTTCCCAGAGATGAAGgcagtgcagcagcaggaggaggaggaggaggaggaggagggaagagctCTGTTTGGCAAGAAAAAGACTTATTTTGAGTCACCTTGTAGTAACTTACACAGAAAAACTTTTTTGCCCcatgctttttatttaaatttccaGTA
It contains:
- the fblim1 gene encoding filamin-binding LIM protein 1, whose amino-acid sequence is MASAAPPKRMVSSFFITLASPHRATVTQQQQALQAHSAPARDKQPTAVRVSPSDTIPALRCKKEDQLQFESHGSADSKGRSHEGASAQASDHQSPKPAQPGPIRGKLQEDDRSAAELFPPPPPPPPPAAALPSSLGTSFSEESALPPPPPAQTLLSQPLTPGQQPVYNREVETSTPSSGLKQDEQSHGIHKNGQDTSYESNEVCGFCRKPVALSEPAIEALNRTYHDGCFQCRSCHIPLAGKHYYNKAGIPLCEECYQASLELCWACGEVITDHVIRALERAYHLSCFTCATCKQQIGEQAFAQGEVGEVYCLQDYYRKYAPKCSACKQLIIPKEDGTDSYNVECLGHSYHENCYRCEVCVIQLSPEPNEHGCYPLDGKMLCKSCHLNLVSGQH